Proteins found in one Salvelinus alpinus chromosome 11, SLU_Salpinus.1, whole genome shotgun sequence genomic segment:
- the LOC139533463 gene encoding globoside alpha-1,3-N-acetylgalactosaminyltransferase 1-like isoform X4: protein MRFSSNVKLFVLLLIVGIFLLLGYVHYSFFNERLNGVWCEASNRDIPVDEDQRNTSLSKPIFRSRVRNIISPERLLYKQPSVLVGRTDVMAVTPWSAPIIWEGTFDPDLIDIIYKSMNLTIATTVFAVGKYVRFLRDFLETAEKHFMVDFNVRYYVFTDRPDDVPSVNMSQGRHLSVIQVPGSNRWQEISARRMEIIQTAIERQISREADYIFCLDVDSKFHARWGAESLGRLVAVIHPWLYQATRDQFTYERRPASTAYIPMDEGDYYYAGAVFGGSVEDVYTLTKVCRKQLEEDARNSIEAAWQEESHLNRYLLYNKPSKLLSPEYQWDDTKTNTNEVKVIRFSTVIKNYAEIRPNV from the exons ATGCGTTTCAGTTCAAATGTAAAACTGTTTGTTCTCCTTCTCATTGTTGGAATCTTCTTGCTTCTGGG GTATGTTCACTACAGCTTCTTCAATGAAAGGCTCAATGG GGTTTGGTGTGAGGCTTCCAACAGAGATATCCCGGTTGATGAGGACCAGAGGAACACCAG TCTGAGTAAGCCCATATTCAGGAGCAGAGTACGGAACATCATCTCTCCAGAAAG GCTATTGTACAAGCAGCCCAGTGTCTTGGTGGG TCGTACTGATGTGATGGCAGTCACCCCATGGTCGGCACCCATCATCTGGGAAGGAACCTTTGACCCTGACCTCATCGACATAATCTACAAGTCCATGAACCTCACCATAGCAACCACAGTGTTTGCCGTTGGAAA ATACGTCCGCTTTCTCCGAGATTTCCTGGAGACAGCAGAGAAGCACTTCATGGTCGACTTCAACGTGCGCTACTACGTTTTCACTGATCGTCCCGACGATGTTCCATCAGTCAACATGTCCCAGGGGAGACATTTGAGTGTGATCCAGGTCCCAGGTTCAAACCGCTGGCAGGAGATATCAGCCCGGAGGATGGAGATCATCCAGACAGCCATCGAACGTCAGATCAGCAGGGAGGCCGACTACATCTTCTGTCTTGACGTGGACAGCAAGTTCCACGCTCGCTGGGGGGCCGAGTCTCTGGGCAGGCTGGTTGCTGTGATTCACCCATGGTTGTACCAGGCGACCCGTGACCAATTCACATACGAACGGCGTCCAGCCTCGACAGCCTACATCCCCATGGATGAGGGAGACTACTACTATGCCGGGGCTGTGTTCGGAGGATCCGTGGAGGATGTGTACACACTAACAAAGGTATGTCGGAAGCAGCTTGAAGAGGACGCGAGGAATTCCATCGAGGCTGCCTGGCAGGAGGAGAGTCACCTCAACAGGTACCTGCTTTACAACAAGCCCAGCAAGCTGTTGTCTCCAGAGTACCAGTGGGACGACACGAAGACCAACACCAACGAGGTCAAAGTCATTCGCTTCTCTACTGTCATTAAAAACTATGCTGAAATTCGTCCCAATGTATAG